The genomic window TTACTTGTGTTTCTAGCATCTCATCAGTGTTCTTGTACATTATTCCTCCTGCAATATATATAAAATTTTTTACCTTCAAAAATTAGTGACATAGGTGTTATTATATTATTCATTATATATTTTAGCAAGAAAATATTTTTACTTTTCTAATTAGTTGTGATATTTCTATAAATATCACTATATCTTGTGTACAAAAAAAATGAGGTTTTTGGCAGCCCTCATTTTTTCGCTCTTTGTTGCTTTATATTTTTATCATCAATTAAATTATAGCATAGGTCTTTTTAGAAATCAATGTTATAATAGATTGCTCTTCTTTCTTGGCTGTTCATCTCGAGAAAGGAGGTGAATAAGTGAGAAAGCTTTATATAATTATCATCATGATAGCAATATTTTTATTACTATCTAAAAACTTATACTAATCTTTGTACAAAGCAGTTTTATGTGGAAGGATTTGGCAGATCCTCCTGCTTTTTTTATTTTTTATAAAAAATTTATTTATAATTTACAAAAGAGGGGATTCAAATTTTGAATCCCCTCTCTTTTTATTTAACAATTATTTTTCTAATCTTTTATTTAAGATTTCAGCCTCTTTTTCATATCCTTTTTTACCTAATAGAGCAAACATATTAGCTTTATATGATTCAACTCCTGGTTGATTAAATGGATTTACTCCAAGTAAGTATCCGCTGATTCCACATGCTTTTTCAAAGAAGTAGAATAGATATCCTAAGTTAAATGGAGTAGCTGAAGGAATTGTAACTGTAAGATTTGGAACTCCTCCATCAACGTGAGCTAATAGTGTTCCTTGAGCTGCTTTTTTATTTACAAAATCCATTCCTTTTCCAGCAAGATAGTTTAATCCATCAAGATCTGCTGCTTCCTCTTCAATTATAACATCAGCTTCAGGTTCTCCTATAAGTACTGCTGTTTCAAACATTACTCTTCTTCCATCTTGAATATATTGTCCCATTGAGTGAAGATCAGTACTGAAGTCTGCTGCTGCTGGGAATAATCCTTTTTTATCTTTACCTTCTGATTCTCCAAATAGTTGTTTCCACCATTCTCCTAAATAATGTAATCTAGGTTCATAGTTAATTAACATCTCAATCTCTTTACCTTTTCTATTTAAAATATTTCTAATAGCTGCATATTTATAGCAATCATTTTCTGCATATGGAGCTGTGTAATCATTTTGAGCTGCTCTTGCTCCTGCCATAAGTTCATCTATATTTACACCACTACAAGCTATTGGTAAAAGTCCTACTGGAGTAAGAACTGAAAATCTTCCACCAACATCATCAGGGATAACAAAAGTTTCATATCCTTCTTCATCAGCTAATTTTTTTAATGCTCCTCTAGCTTTATCAGTTGTTGCATATATTCTTTCTTTTGCTACATCTTTTCCATATTTTGCTTCTATATGTTTCTTTAATACTCTAAATGCTATAGCTGGCTCAGTTGTTGTTCCTGATTTAGATATAACATTGATTGAGTAATCTTTTCCTTCTAATACATCTAAAAGATGTTTTAAGTATGTACTTGAAATATTATTTCCTACATAGTAAATTTCAGGTGCTTTTCTTTGTTCTTTAGTTAAACTATTATAGAATGTGTGAGATAGGAAATCTATCGCAGCTCTTGCTCCTAAATATGATCCTCCAATTCCAATTACAACAAGTACATCTGAATCATTTTTAATTTTTTCTGCTGCTTTTTTAATTCTTTCAAACTCATCTTTATCATAGTTTGTAGGTAATTCTATCCAACCTAGATAATCATTTCCAGCTCCATTTTTTTCATTTAAAAACTTTTCTGCTACTGCAACTTGTTCCTTCATCATTTCTAGTTCTGCTTCACTAAAAAATTCTAGTGCCTTTGAATAATCAAATACTAATTTTTCCATTATAAATTCCCTCCCTGATTTTTTTATAAATAAAAAATATTAGATTTTTTCCTCTAATTTTTCTACTCTTTTCAAAAGTTGATCTATAATTTTTTCATTTTCGTCTATTCTTTTTCTCAAAAGTTCAACAGTTTCATTAATATTCTCAATTTTAGCATTATATGTTTTTGTATCAAATCCTATCTTATTAAGCTCCTTTGAAAATTCAAGTATCAAAGCTTGAAGTATATCTAAATCTTCCTTATTAGCTTTTTCTAAATCTATAGTATTTAAAGCTTGGGAAAGACTATAGGCAAAATCATATCTTGCTAGAGGTTCATTTCCATTAAATTTATAGGTATTTTCTTTTATTATACCTCTATTAACAAGATTCTCTATAGAAGAATATGCCCAGTGTTCTTTACTTACATCTTCATAGTTTAATTGAGAATAAGATAAGTTAAAACTTATAAAAACTCCTATTAATATAACTTTAAAAATCTTTATTTTATTCACCTCTTTTGCACCTATATTTTCTGCCAAACTCTTTTCATTAGTATACCACAATGAAAAATTTGTATCAATGAAAACATGATTTTTCTTTATTTTTTAATTTATCAACTAAATTTTTCAAAATACTATTTTTATTAATATGTATATTAACAAAAATAAATTCTCCTATTCCACAAATTATTTTTATTTTTTATTGACAAACTAATTTTTTTTTGATATCATAGTCATGTTGTTGGGCTGTCGCCAAGCGGTAAGGCAACGGACTTTGACTCCGTCATGCGCTGGTTCGAATCCAGCCAGCCCAGCCACTTAATTGAGATTGAAACTGTCTAAAAAGACAGTTTTTTTATTTTTTGTAACTTTTTCTCTATGGTATAATAAAATATATCTTAGATATTATATGAGGTGAGTTTTATGGATATAATAAAAAAAAGAAATATATTATTAGGAGAACAAGTAATCAAAAATTTAAAATCTAGAAATATAGATGCCTATTTTGCTCAAGATAAAGAGGAAGCTCTAAAAAAAGCTTTAGAAATTATCCCTCAAGAAAGTTCTGTTAGTTGGGGTGGATCAATTTCAATAGAAAGTATCGGATTAAAAGAGGTTGTTAAAAAGGGAAATTATAAAGTTTTAGATAGAGAAAAAGCTACTACTTTAGAAGAAAAACATGAAATTATGCATCAAGCTCTATCTAGTGATTTTTTCTTAACAAGCTGTAATGCTATATCTGAAGAGGGAATCCTTGTAAATATTGATGGTATTGCCAATAGATTAGCAGCTATCTGCTATGGACCTAAACATGTTTTAATGATAGTTGGAATAAATAAAGTTGTTAAAAGTGTAGAAGATGCTATATCTCGTGCTAGAAATATTGCTGCTCCTATCAATGCTCAAAGATTTGACATTGACACTCCTTGTAAAAAAACAGGTTGTTGCTATGATTGTAAATCCCCAGACACTATATGTTGTCAACTTCTTATCACTCGTTATAGTAAAATAAAAGGTAGAATTATTCTTATTTTAGTAGATGATAATATAGGATATTAAAAATAAAAAAACTGGTAAATTCTTAAAATCTACCAGTTTTTTTATATGTATATATACAATAATATTTTTTCTAATTATATCTCTTTTTCTATAATTTTTGTCCTATCTCTTTTAACTCTCTCATCAATCCAACTTGTTTTTCAACATCTCCTATCAATCCAGCTGAGATAGGTTTATATACTTCAAATTCCCAACCTAAATACTCACATATACAATCAAATTGCCCTTTTATCAATTTATATTGCTCTCCTGATAGTTCATCAGCCCCAACTGCAACTACACCAATTTTCTTTTTAAGTTGTGATAAAGTAGAGTTTTTCATATAGATTCTGTCTATTAAAGTTTTAGTTTGAGAAGATATTCCCCACCAATAAACTGGAGATCCAAAAATTACCATATCAGCTTCAACTATTTTTTCAACTAATCCTACTGCATCATCTTTTATCACACAAATACCAGTTCTTTTACAACCATCACAACCTAAACAACCAGCTATTTTAAAATCTGTAATATCTATAAATTCAACACTATTGTTATTTAGATCTATCCCCTTTTCTATCTGTTTTAAAGCTGTTCTAGTATTTCCTTTTTTTCTTGCACTTCCATTTAAAATTAAAATTTTCATCTATTTACTCCTTTTATAAAATCACAAAATAACCTGAAGTATTCCTTCAGGTTATCTTTAAAATTATTTATTATCTTATCTCTTATTCAGCTTTTGGTTCTTCAGCTACTTCTTCAGAAAAATCCATTTCATTATATTTAGCTATAACTGAATCTGTTATCTCTTTTCTTAATTCAGGTGTGATAGGATGAGCTATATCTTTATACTCTCCATCAGGCATTTTTCTCGATGGCATAGCAACAAACATTCCCTTTTGACCATCTATTATTTTTAGACCGTGAATAACAAAACATTCATCAAAAGTAACATCAGCATAAGCCTTTAATTTTAATTCATTCTCATTTTTCACTGCTCTTAGTCTAACATCTGTAATTTTCATATTAATGCACCTTCCCTGTTTTTAGTATTATCTATAAAGAACTGCAAAGATAGACTTCACAGCTATTTAAGTACTCTTTTATTCTTGTAACAGCTTCTTCTGATTCTTCTTGAGTAACAAAAGTATAGTAT from uncultured Fusobacterium sp. includes these protein-coding regions:
- a CDS encoding glucose-6-phosphate isomerase; this translates as MEKLVFDYSKALEFFSEAELEMMKEQVAVAEKFLNEKNGAGNDYLGWIELPTNYDKDEFERIKKAAEKIKNDSDVLVVIGIGGSYLGARAAIDFLSHTFYNSLTKEQRKAPEIYYVGNNISSTYLKHLLDVLEGKDYSINVISKSGTTTEPAIAFRVLKKHIEAKYGKDVAKERIYATTDKARGALKKLADEEGYETFVIPDDVGGRFSVLTPVGLLPIACSGVNIDELMAGARAAQNDYTAPYAENDCYKYAAIRNILNRKGKEIEMLINYEPRLHYLGEWWKQLFGESEGKDKKGLFPAAADFSTDLHSMGQYIQDGRRVMFETAVLIGEPEADVIIEEEAADLDGLNYLAGKGMDFVNKKAAQGTLLAHVDGGVPNLTVTIPSATPFNLGYLFYFFEKACGISGYLLGVNPFNQPGVESYKANMFALLGKKGYEKEAEILNKRLEK
- a CDS encoding S-layer homology domain-containing protein, whose product is MNKIKIFKVILIGVFISFNLSYSQLNYEDVSKEHWAYSSIENLVNRGIIKENTYKFNGNEPLARYDFAYSLSQALNTIDLEKANKEDLDILQALILEFSKELNKIGFDTKTYNAKIENINETVELLRKRIDENEKIIDQLLKRVEKLEEKI
- a CDS encoding lactate utilization protein, which encodes MDIIKKRNILLGEQVIKNLKSRNIDAYFAQDKEEALKKALEIIPQESSVSWGGSISIESIGLKEVVKKGNYKVLDREKATTLEEKHEIMHQALSSDFFLTSCNAISEEGILVNIDGIANRLAAICYGPKHVLMIVGINKVVKSVEDAISRARNIAAPINAQRFDIDTPCKKTGCCYDCKSPDTICCQLLITRYSKIKGRIILILVDDNIGY
- a CDS encoding flavodoxin family protein produces the protein MKILILNGSARKKGNTRTALKQIEKGIDLNNNSVEFIDITDFKIAGCLGCDGCKRTGICVIKDDAVGLVEKIVEADMVIFGSPVYWWGISSQTKTLIDRIYMKNSTLSQLKKKIGVVAVGADELSGEQYKLIKGQFDCICEYLGWEFEVYKPISAGLIGDVEKQVGLMRELKEIGQKL
- the spoVG gene encoding septation regulator SpoVG codes for the protein MKITDVRLRAVKNENELKLKAYADVTFDECFVIHGLKIIDGQKGMFVAMPSRKMPDGEYKDIAHPITPELRKEITDSVIAKYNEMDFSEEVAEEPKAE